A region from the Populus trichocarpa isolate Nisqually-1 chromosome 18, P.trichocarpa_v4.1, whole genome shotgun sequence genome encodes:
- the LOC18107696 gene encoding casein kinase 1-like protein 2: MEPRVGNKFRLGRKIGSGSFGEIYLGTNIQTNEEVAIKLENIKTKHPQLLYESKLYRILQGGTGIPNVRWFGVEGDYNVLVMDLLGPSLEDLFNFCSRKLSLKSVLMLADQMINRVEFVHSKSFLHRDIKPDNFLMGLGRRANQVYIIDFGLAKKYRDSSTHQHIPYRENKNLTGTARYASMNTHLGIEQSRRDDLESLGYVLMYFLRGSLPWQGLKAGTKKQKYEKISEKKVSTSIEALCRGYPTEFASYFHYCRSLRFDDKPDYAYLKRIFRDLFIREGFQFDYVFDWTILKYQQSQLANPPTRGIGPGVGTSSGMPPIVSADRQTGGEEGRAVGQSMDSSRHRLSGPILNAGSYSKQKSPVANDYPITKDAVLPSSTFLGRSSGSARRAAGVSSSRDVFAAASESDPQWSRITDASPGAIHKISSGPRSPLGSSDPRRTSSSRNTTHMKTYETTLKGIESLNFDSDEKVHY; encoded by the exons ATGGAGCCTCGTGTTGGTAATAAGTTCAGGCTGGGTCGGAAGATCGGCAGCGGTTCCTTTGGAGAGATCTATCTag GTACTAATATCCAGACTAATGAAGAAGTCGCCATTAAGCTC GAGAACATCAAGACAAAACATCCTCAGTTGCTATATGAATCCAAGTTATACAGAATCCTGCAGGGAGGGA CTGGGATTCCAAATGTGAGGTGGTTTGGAGTTGAGGGAGACTATAATGTCCTAGTGATGGATTTGCTTGGACCTAGTCTTGAAGACCTCTTTAACTTCTGCAGTAGGAAACTCTCTTTGAAGTCAGTCCTTATGCTTGCTGATCAGATG aTCAATCGTGTCGAGTTCGTCCACTCGAAATCATTTCTGCATCGAGATATTAAGCCAGACAACTTTCTCATGGGCTTGGGAAGGCGTGCAAATCAG GTATACATCATCGACTTTGGTCTGGCAAAGAAATACAGAGATAGTTCAACCCATCAACACATTCCTTACAG ggaaaataaaaatttgactgGAACTGCTAGATATGCAAGCATGAACACTCACCTGGGCATTG AGCAAAGCCGGAGGGATGATCTAGAATCACTTGGTTATGTCCTTATGTACTTCCTGAGAGGAAG CCTTCCGTGGCAGGGACTAAAGGCTGGAACTAAGAAACAGAAGTATGAGAAAATTAGTGAAAAGAAGGTCTCTACTTCAATTGAG GCCCTTTGTCGTGGTTATCCAACTGAATTTGCCTCTTACTTTCATTATTGTCGTTCACTTCGATTCGATGATAAGCCAGATTATGCTTATTTGAAGAGAATATTTCGTGATCTCTTTATTCGTGAGG GCTTCCAGTTTGATTATGTCTTTGACTGGACAATATTGAAGTATCAGCAATCACAGCTGGCTAATCCTCCAACTCGTGGCATT GGCCCTGGTGTTGGAACTAGTTCTGGCATGCCTCCTATTGTCAGTGCAGATAGACAAACAG GTGGAGAAGAAGGGCGAGCAGTTGGCCAGTCAATGGACTCATCTCGCCACAGACTATCAGGACCAATCTTAAATGCTGGAAGCTATTCAAAGCAGAAGAGTCCAGTTGCTAATGATTATCCAATTACTAAGGACGCTGTG TTACCCAGCTCTACTTTTTTGGGGCGATCAAGTGGATCCGCAAGGCGAGCTGCAGGTGTTTCCAGTAGCCGCGATGTATTTGCTGCTGCAAGTGAGTCTGATCCCCAATGGTCTCGCATAACTgatgcaagcccaggagcaatACACAAAATTTCTAGTGGGCCAAGAAGTCCTCTTGGATCTTCAGACCCCAGGCGCACTTCATCAAGCAGAAATACCACTCACATGAAGACCTATGAAACCACCCTTAAGGGAATTGAGAGTCTGAATTTTGATAGTGATGAGAAGGTTCACTATTAG